In Nicotiana tabacum cultivar K326 chromosome 17, ASM71507v2, whole genome shotgun sequence, one DNA window encodes the following:
- the LOC107821593 gene encoding protein NUCLEAR FUSION DEFECTIVE 4-like — protein sequence MVEVQAGGGNTTGGGGRHEVLQFALQVVRGRWFSLFASFLIMAGAGATYLFGTYSKEIKGSLGYDQTTLNLLGFFKDLGANVGVLSGLIAEVTPTWFVLLVGAAMNFTGYLMIWLAVVGKISKPKVWKMCIYICLGANSQNFANTGALVTSIRNFPESRGNMIGLLKGFTGLSGAIMTQLYLAVYGNDSQSLILLIAWLPAALSVVFVYTIREMKVVRQPNQQTVFFYCLIISIVLAVFLMVMTLVEKAIAFSHAAYVGTATVACALLFLPLLVFIREELILWRQKKLLLCPPKMVAENPPASVESELKAIPELPQISETKKEFNSKSSWLTDIFLNKPARGEDYTILQALLSTDMLILFLATFCGLGSSLTAVDNLGQIGESLGYPTTTIKSFVALLSIWNFFGRIFAGFVSESLLVRFKFPRPLMMTLVLLLSCIGLLFIAFPFPGSVYVASLIIGFSFGAQLPLLFTIISELFGLKYYSTLFNCGQLASPLGSYILNVRVTGPLYDREALRDLEKKGLTRASVKELTCMGNQCYRLAFIILAGVTFFGALASLILVARTRQFYKGDIYKKFREQAEAADTEMASPNSTKTR from the coding sequence ATGGTAGAGGTGCAAGCGGGTGGTGGCAACACCACGGGAGGTGGAGGCCGCCATGAGGTCCTCCAATTTGCCTTACAAGTGGTTCGAGGTCGATGGTTCTCACTTTTTGCCTCTTTCCTCATCATGGCTGGAGCAGGGGCTACTTACCTTTTCGGGACATATTCCAAGGAAATAAAAGGCTCTCTAGGATATGATCAGACCACGCTTAATCTCTTGGGATTCTTCAAGGATCTTGGAGCTAATGTTGGAGTTCTGTCCGGCCTGATAGCCGAGGTAACTCCAACATGGTTTGTGCTGCTAGTTGGCGCGGCCATGAATTTTACAGGTTACCTTATGATATGGCTTGCTGTTGTTGGCAAGATTTCAAAGCCAAAAGTTTGGAAAATGTGCATATACATATGCCTTGGAGCCAATTCTCAGAATTTTGCAAATACAGGAGCTCTTGTGACCTCTATTAGGAACTTCCCCGAGAGTAGAGGTAACATGATAGGCCTTTTAAAAGGATTTACAGGGCTAAGTGGAGCTATAATGACACAACTATACTTAGCTGTCTATGGAAATGATTCTCAATCACTTATACTCTTAATTGCCTGGCTTCCGGCTGCACTATCTGTAGTATTTGTCTATACTATTCGAGAAATGAAAGTCGTTAGGCAGCCAAATCAGCAAACGGTTTTCTTCTATTGCTTGATAATATCAATTGTGCTAGCAGTGTTTCTGATGGTCATGACACTGGTCGAGAAAGCTATAGCTTTTTCCCATGCTGCCTATgttggaacagccactgtggcaTGTGCTTTACTTTTTCTCCCTCTTTTGGTATTCATTAGAGAAGAGTTGATTCTCTGGCGTCAAAAGAAATTGCTTCTCTGTCCTCCCAAAATGGTTGCTGAGAATCCGCCAGCATCGGTGGAGAGCGAGCTGAAAGCAATCCCCGAACTACCTCAAATATCAGAAACCAAGAAAGAATTCAACTCGAAGAGCTCCTGGCTCACGGATATTTTCTTGAATAAACCAGCTAGAGGGGAAGATTATACAATCTTACAAGCACTCCTAAGTACTGATATGTTGATTCTGTTTCTGGCTACATTCTGCGGACTTGGATCAAGCCTAACCGCAGTTGATAACTTGGGTCAGATAGGAGAATCTTTAGGATATCCAACAACCACCATTAAGTCCTTTGTGGCACTTCTCAGCATATGGAATTTCTTTGGGAGAATATTTGCAGGATTTGTGTCTGAAAGCCTACTTGTCAGGTTCAAGTTTCCTAGGCCCCTTATGATGACATTAGTCCTCTTGCTCTCGTGCATCGGCCTCCTTTTCATCGCCTTCCCCTTCCCAGGTTCAGTGTACGTGGCATCTTTAATCATCGGTTTCTCATTTGGTGCACAATTGCCATTACTTTTTACAATCATTTCTGAGCTTTTTGGCCTGAAGTACTATTCCACATTATTCAACTGTGGGCAATTGGCTAGCCCTCTTGGATCATACATCCTGAATGTGAGAGTGACTGGACCTCTTTATGATAGAGAAGCATTGAGGGATCTTGAGAAAAAAGGCTTGACTAGAGCATCTGTCAAAGAGTTGACTTGTATGGGTAACCAATGTTATCGGTTGGCTTTCATAATCTTGGCTGGTGTCACATTCTTTGGTGCTCTAGCTTCATTGATTTTGGTTGCAAGAACTCGACAATTTTACAAAGGGGATATATACAAGAAGTTTAGAGAGCAAGCAGAGGCAGCAGATACAGAAATGGCTTCACCAAACAGTACTAAGACACGGTGA